Proteins found in one Flavobacterium channae genomic segment:
- a CDS encoding sensor histidine kinase, giving the protein MNKTRFRLLVFLMSLSLIGIILVQLYWISTSLDKNEEEFKYHVQQVLGNVSNTIKEKELVSFYNYYNKIIDSTGKIPKEEELKEIYFYERDKKTNETIIYTNTLVAENYGINGSFFDKNANSVNFGNLVSKRKTEIFNGNTLNDGTLKMRSFPDVTINKSGSVSSLDKANFEVAFKDVVSLKPLQERVSTDQLGKCLKTELEKYGVKTPFEFGIYSNGLATKVRSENFKYDINSTYGIPVFQDNEGLSKYQLLVSFPQKNKFVFSSLIGISSLSLLFTLVIVLTYSSALNQLIKQKQISEIKTDFINNMTHEFKTPIATINLALDAIKNPKIIEDKEKVQRYLQMIKEENKRMHAQVENVLRISKLEKNELDISKEPRDVTEIIEDAIEHVSLIVEDREGVVHQHFNAQRTTILLNEVHFTNVLVNVLDNAIKYSPNAPVINVFTENIKDFILIKIQDQGAGMSKVAQKRVFEKFYREHTGDLHNVKGHGLGLAYVKQIVEDHNGQIFVESEKGKGSTFIIKMPLIN; this is encoded by the coding sequence ATGAATAAGACAAGGTTTAGATTATTGGTCTTTTTAATGAGTTTATCATTAATTGGAATCATTTTAGTTCAATTGTATTGGATTTCTACTTCTTTAGATAAAAATGAAGAGGAATTCAAATACCACGTTCAACAAGTTTTAGGAAATGTTTCAAATACTATAAAAGAAAAAGAGCTAGTTTCTTTTTACAATTATTACAATAAAATTATTGATAGTACTGGAAAAATCCCTAAAGAAGAAGAGTTAAAAGAGATTTACTTTTATGAGCGTGATAAGAAAACTAATGAAACCATAATTTATACCAATACTTTAGTTGCAGAAAACTACGGTATTAACGGTTCGTTCTTTGATAAAAATGCAAATTCAGTCAATTTTGGAAATTTAGTTTCAAAAAGAAAAACAGAAATTTTTAACGGAAATACGCTAAATGATGGAACTTTAAAAATGCGTTCTTTTCCTGATGTTACCATAAATAAATCAGGAAGTGTTTCAAGTTTGGATAAAGCCAATTTTGAAGTCGCTTTTAAAGATGTTGTTTCGTTAAAACCATTGCAAGAAAGAGTTTCAACAGATCAACTTGGAAAATGTTTAAAAACGGAACTTGAAAAATATGGAGTTAAAACACCATTTGAGTTCGGGATTTACAGTAATGGATTAGCAACTAAAGTTCGTTCAGAGAATTTTAAATACGATATCAATTCAACTTACGGAATTCCAGTTTTTCAAGATAATGAGGGACTATCTAAATATCAATTATTAGTTAGCTTTCCACAAAAGAACAAATTCGTTTTTTCATCTTTAATAGGAATTTCAAGTTTGTCATTACTGTTTACTTTGGTAATTGTGTTAACCTATTCAAGTGCGTTAAATCAGTTAATCAAACAAAAACAAATTTCTGAAATCAAAACCGATTTCATTAATAACATGACACACGAATTTAAAACACCTATCGCTACTATTAATTTAGCTTTAGATGCGATAAAAAATCCGAAGATTATTGAAGATAAAGAAAAAGTACAACGTTATCTTCAAATGATTAAAGAAGAAAATAAGCGTATGCATGCTCAGGTTGAAAACGTATTGCGAATATCTAAGTTGGAGAAAAATGAATTGGATATTTCTAAAGAACCTAGAGATGTTACCGAAATTATTGAAGATGCAATTGAACACGTTAGTTTAATAGTTGAAGATAGAGAAGGAGTTGTTCACCAACATTTTAATGCTCAACGAACAACCATTCTTTTAAATGAAGTTCATTTCACCAATGTTTTGGTTAATGTATTAGACAACGCCATAAAATATTCACCAAATGCACCTGTAATTAATGTTTTTACAGAAAATATTAAAGATTTTATTTTGATAAAAATACAAGATCAAGGTGCCGGAATGTCTAAAGTAGCACAAAAAAGAGTTTTTGAAAAATTCTACCGTGAACATACGGGAGATTTACATAATGTAAAAGGTCATGGGTTAGGATTAGCCTACGTGAAACAAATTGTAGAAGATCATAACGGTCAAATATTTGTTGAGAGTGAAAAAGGTAAAGGAAGTACCTTTATTATTAAAATGCCATTAATAAATTAA
- a CDS encoding response regulator transcription factor: protein MEAKKILLVEDDPNFGAVLKDYLMINDFDVTLAKNGMEGFEKFKKDTYDLCILDVMMPYKDGYTLAREIREKNQDVPIIFLTAKTLKEDVLKGYKVGADDYLNKPFDSEVLLMKIKAIIQRKASEVKPDTTKFEFEIGKFHLNSKLRFLTYPGQEPIKLSPKECELLKMLALHENDLMPRELALTKIWRDDNYFTSRSMDVYIAKLRKFLKQDENVEILNIHGEGFRLVIKK from the coding sequence ATGGAAGCAAAGAAAATATTATTAGTTGAAGACGATCCAAACTTTGGTGCCGTATTAAAAGATTATTTAATGATAAATGATTTTGATGTTACGTTGGCTAAAAACGGAATGGAAGGATTTGAAAAATTTAAAAAAGATACTTACGATTTGTGCATCTTAGATGTTATGATGCCATATAAAGACGGATATACTTTAGCAAGAGAAATCCGTGAGAAAAATCAAGATGTGCCAATTATCTTTTTAACGGCTAAAACATTAAAAGAAGATGTTTTAAAAGGTTACAAAGTAGGAGCAGATGATTATTTGAATAAGCCTTTTGATTCTGAAGTTTTATTAATGAAGATAAAAGCTATTATTCAAAGAAAAGCATCAGAGGTTAAACCAGATACAACTAAATTTGAATTCGAGATTGGTAAATTCCATTTAAATTCAAAATTACGTTTCTTAACTTATCCAGGTCAAGAACCAATTAAATTATCTCCAAAAGAGTGCGAATTATTAAAAATGTTAGCACTTCACGAAAATGATTTAATGCCAAGAGAATTAGCATTAACAAAAATTTGGAGAGACGACAATTACTTTACATCAAGAAGTATGGACGTTTACATTGCTAAATTGAGAAAATTCTTAAAGCAAGATGAAAACGTAGAAATCTTAAACATTCACGGAGAAGGTTTTAGATTGGTAATCAAAAAATAA
- a CDS encoding acyl-[acyl-carrier-protein] thioesterase, which produces MPISPNFTSILELEYEINFLQCYPNGLLKYNELCNIFQITAGIHADLGGISFSDMQEHHQAWVMSKMRLEIINLPKWKEKVTVKTWIKSLENSRSTRCLELYRGDEKLAGCETYWAVLNTQIRRPENLALPHEHFIKYPEHSATEKSVQRINLDVPFEKVWDYKVQLSDLDIVNHANNVKYLEWCLNTMDRKLVLKQHIKGFEMNFLKELNWNDEAIISKNENKYIISKEDKICYALEIIE; this is translated from the coding sequence ATGCCCATCTCTCCCAACTTTACTTCCATTTTAGAACTAGAATACGAAATCAATTTTCTGCAATGTTATCCAAACGGTTTGTTGAAATATAATGAGTTATGTAATATTTTTCAAATCACAGCCGGAATTCATGCCGATTTAGGCGGAATTAGTTTTAGCGATATGCAAGAACATCATCAAGCATGGGTAATGAGTAAAATGCGTTTGGAAATTATCAACTTGCCGAAATGGAAAGAAAAAGTAACGGTAAAAACGTGGATAAAATCGTTAGAAAATTCACGTTCGACACGTTGCTTAGAATTGTATCGTGGAGATGAAAAATTAGCTGGTTGCGAAACGTATTGGGCCGTTTTAAACACTCAAATAAGAAGACCTGAAAATTTGGCTTTGCCTCACGAACATTTTATCAAATATCCAGAACATAGCGCTACTGAAAAATCGGTTCAGCGCATTAATTTAGATGTTCCGTTTGAGAAAGTGTGGGATTATAAAGTACAATTATCCGATTTAGATATCGTAAACCATGCTAATAACGTGAAATACTTGGAATGGTGTCTGAATACTATGGATAGAAAACTCGTTTTAAAACAACACATAAAAGGTTTTGAAATGAATTTCTTAAAAGAATTGAATTGGAATGATGAAGCAATAATTTCTAAAAATGAAAATAAGTACATTATTTCTAAAGAAGATAAGATTTGTTATGCTTTAGAAATTATTGAATAA